TCCTACATGGCATCATACGTGGCATCTTacgtggcatcatatgtggcatcctacatggtatcattttattagcccacatagcattattttattggtttgttacacaatttatattttgttcaaatttaatggttatgtgtaggtaaaagataataacagttatttgtaaatgttctatattagaaataaactagaaaaaaaccattcaataataaaatgtttaatgctaaaattctttataatgttcaatactaaaataagtcataaagttatcattttaaggttacccctaccaaaataaaaaaaaacttcataaagttcattGCTTAGTAGattaatgtaaataaactaagaatctTCTTGTGACTCCCGAACTGAAATAGATGGCGACTCTCTTAAATTTGCATCTGAAGCTTGGTCTGTTAGAGGTGGTGGAGGCGGTGCCATCAAATTGTTATGACGAAGTATATCCACAACTACACTAAGTTGTTCGTTAGTAGCATTAAGGCGGGAAGTTGTATCATTACGTCGTTCAAGTAACTCTTCATAAGTTGGTTGATTACCCACAATATTTTCACGATGTGAAGTAGAAGTTGTGACACTAGGAGACCGCCCCCACCCTCGCAAGTATACCGAATCACGTCCAAGTACACGCTCCATAATCTCTTTATCAGACAGTTCTTCTGGAGGATGTTGACCCCTTAACTCCATCATTTTATCCTAATATGTGACAGGACGAAGTTTCAGCTTCTTTTTGCGAACATCATTAATCATGTCCCGTATTCCCAGCCAAATCAAAGAGTCCACAAGTTGATAGGACAGCTAGATATTGTGAGCATAAAAAACATTAGAAGATACAACAGATCTTGGAAGAAAAAATGCAATAGAATGGCAGCTATCATAAATGTCTAATTATAATAATCAAAGACTCACTCTATATCCAGCTTGTTGCTTGACACGGGACAAAGGATGTGGGAATTCACTAGTTGACCTGATGGGAATAGATAAC
The Humulus lupulus chromosome 6, drHumLupu1.1, whole genome shotgun sequence DNA segment above includes these coding regions:
- the LOC133783767 gene encoding sterol 3-beta-glucosyltransferase UGT80A2-like isoform X1, coding for MQIVMLIVGTHGDVKPFIAIGKRLQDYGHRVRLATHSNFKEFVLTAGLEFYPLGGDPKVLAGYMVKNKGFLSLGPSEIPVQRNQMKEIIYSLIPSCKEPDMDSGIPFKADAIIANPPAYGHTHVAEALKVPIHIFFTMPWTSTSEFPHPLSRVKQQAGYRDKMMELRGQHPPEELSDKEIMERVLGRDSVYLRGWGRSPSVTTSTSHRENIVGNQPTYEELLERRNDTTSRLNATNEQLSVVVDILRHNNLMAPPPPPLTDQASDANLRESPSISVRESQEDS